From a region of the Bacillota bacterium genome:
- a CDS encoding N-acyl-D-glucosamine 2-epimerase, with protein sequence MTSRCVQIDPFLGRYYANRSAESIAEEIAANGFQGVQYIVTRDSRVNRDLLNALRRRRIHVDYTTFGNGTYDTTDLPDGWQQWRMVTRQPMNDGYTRLCLNHPEYRRWKKARIASVLRQYPFNGVHIMEPFWPEYPGPTAPAYACLCERCRSLFSQMYHAEQPPDFTDEAHPRFWRTQQELYAKWVEFRVKSHTDFLNDLLNGDGGIRETHPRIPVTVWILAIDVPDPVRFVQEVHGQDIAEVVRQVRPDAVCLQTHWPDWLKENLPPDYVKAYQPLVRAARAVRPDLPMMIQADIGSQPQNRRSWQWIDAFRKACAAIGVHSTTLYEYMLGMYIYAEPPRVVKAMRTGKSAVLLVFNKRLDAQSAAKKSRYTFIPPLPISRTEVDGNLVRLYTAPMQAGKRYHLTIRDISDDPSTRWLPDTPAVKLQEQTITL encoded by the coding sequence ATGACTTCCCGATGTGTGCAAATAGACCCCTTCCTGGGGCGGTACTACGCGAACCGCAGTGCGGAGAGTATCGCGGAAGAGATTGCCGCCAACGGCTTTCAGGGTGTGCAATATATCGTCACGCGCGACAGCCGGGTGAACCGCGACCTGCTGAACGCGCTGCGCCGGCGCAGGATACACGTGGACTACACCACCTTCGGCAACGGCACTTACGACACCACCGACCTGCCGGACGGCTGGCAACAGTGGCGCATGGTCACCCGCCAGCCCATGAACGATGGCTATACCCGCCTGTGCCTGAATCACCCGGAATACCGCCGCTGGAAGAAAGCACGAATCGCTTCCGTGCTTCGCCAGTATCCCTTCAATGGGGTACATATCATGGAACCCTTCTGGCCCGAATACCCGGGTCCCACCGCTCCCGCATACGCCTGCCTGTGCGAACGATGCCGCTCGTTGTTCTCGCAGATGTATCATGCCGAACAACCGCCGGACTTCACCGACGAAGCGCACCCTCGCTTCTGGCGTACTCAGCAGGAACTCTACGCAAAGTGGGTGGAGTTTCGCGTCAAAAGCCACACGGACTTCTTGAACGACCTGCTGAACGGCGATGGAGGCATCCGCGAAACGCATCCCCGTATTCCGGTTACGGTCTGGATACTCGCCATCGACGTGCCGGACCCGGTGCGCTTTGTGCAGGAAGTACATGGTCAGGACATCGCAGAGGTGGTTCGGCAGGTACGCCCTGATGCCGTTTGCCTGCAAACCCACTGGCCCGACTGGCTCAAAGAAAATCTGCCCCCCGATTACGTGAAAGCCTACCAGCCGCTGGTGCGCGCGGCGCGTGCTGTCCGCCCCGATTTACCGATGATGATACAGGCGGACATCGGCTCGCAACCGCAGAATCGCCGATCGTGGCAGTGGATTGACGCATTTCGGAAGGCGTGCGCTGCCATCGGTGTGCACAGCACCACCCTTTACGAATACATGCTGGGTATGTATATTTACGCCGAGCCGCCCAGAGTGGTGAAGGCAATGCGTACGGGCAAGAGTGCCGTCCTGTTAGTTTTCAACAAACGACTGGACGCTCAAAGTGCAGCAAAAAAGAGCCGCTATACCTTTATCCCACCTTTGCCGATAAGCCGTACGGAGGTGGACGGCAACCTGGTGCGCCTGTATACTGCGCCAATGCAAGCAGGCAAGCGCTATCACCTGACGATACGGGACATCTCTGACGACCCATCTACCCGCTGGCTACCTGATACTCCTGCGGTCAAACTTCAGGAGCAAACGATTACCCTATGA
- a CDS encoding glycosyltransferase, with protein MKTERGQVPVSNRRRVLILNATYAIGGAERILQLLALQLGSRLDVHVCSLYQPGEIGEQMREAGIPFHAINGRSRTDWRVLPRFLSLLRRIRPEVLLTVDAPVAVLYAVLVKRLKIVRKLVIAVHSFGKTKRTREMAFARRFAAGATDTLIALAESHRRFLLEQEGWQAREVVVIPNGADLQRFTPDGNNLRQQWALSPETPAFGVVAGLRPEKNLFRFLRVAQQVLSVLPESRAFVVGDGELRHDLQTSSQRMECASRIVFTGALHDIPAVWRSLDVAVLTSDTEVLPMTLIEAAACAVPAVSTDVGAVRDVVLDGQTGFVVPVEDEAALAERILYLLQHPEERRTMGKRARQHAEANFDLHQMVDRYAQVLSL; from the coding sequence ATGAAAACGGAACGAGGTCAGGTTCCAGTCTCCAACCGACGAAGAGTGCTGATACTGAATGCCACTTATGCCATAGGGGGGGCGGAGCGCATCCTGCAACTGCTTGCCCTGCAACTTGGCTCGCGGCTCGACGTGCACGTGTGCTCACTCTATCAACCCGGCGAGATTGGCGAACAGATGCGAGAGGCAGGAATACCTTTCCACGCGATCAATGGACGTTCACGCACCGACTGGCGTGTGCTTCCGCGTTTCCTCAGCCTGCTGCGGCGGATTCGCCCCGAGGTTCTACTCACCGTAGACGCCCCTGTTGCGGTGCTGTATGCGGTTCTGGTCAAAAGGCTAAAAATCGTGCGCAAGCTGGTCATCGCGGTACATTCCTTTGGCAAGACCAAACGCACCCGCGAGATGGCGTTTGCCCGTCGCTTTGCCGCCGGAGCCACCGACACCCTCATTGCGCTCGCGGAGAGCCACCGCCGGTTCCTGCTGGAACAGGAAGGCTGGCAGGCGCGCGAAGTGGTGGTCATCCCCAACGGTGCGGACCTGCAGCGTTTCACACCCGACGGCAACAACCTGCGCCAGCAGTGGGCATTATCTCCGGAGACGCCCGCCTTTGGAGTGGTGGCAGGACTGCGCCCGGAGAAAAACCTGTTTCGCTTTCTGCGAGTGGCTCAGCAGGTGCTGTCTGTCTTGCCGGAATCTCGTGCGTTCGTGGTGGGCGATGGGGAACTGCGTCATGACTTGCAGACATCCAGCCAGCGGATGGAGTGTGCCTCGCGTATCGTTTTTACGGGTGCGTTACATGACATCCCCGCTGTGTGGCGCAGTCTGGATGTGGCAGTACTCACCTCTGATACTGAGGTTTTGCCGATGACGCTGATCGAAGCCGCTGCGTGCGCCGTGCCTGCGGTCAGCACCGACGTGGGAGCCGTGCGCGACGTGGTGCTGGACGGGCAGACGGGCTTTGTCGTACCAGTGGAGGACGAAGCCGCACTGGCAGAGCGTATCCTGTATCTGCTGCAACACCCCGAAGAGCGACGGACGATGGGCAAACGCGCCCGCCAGCACGCAGAAGCCAACTTCGACCTCCATCAAATGGTAGATCGCTACGCACAGGTGCTATCCCTTTGA
- a CDS encoding preprotein translocase subunit SecA, whose translation MRFLLNLFDSNERDIRRYRKVVERINALEDSIAQLSNEQLRAKTDEFRNRLAKGETLDDLLPEAFAVVREASKRTLKMRHFDVQLIGGMVLHDGRIAEMKTGEGKTLVATLPIYLNALEGKGVHLVTANDYLARRDAVWMGPIYHFLGMSVGVIQGQSPETGEIGGSYIYTPGYQAPDPRYTHLKECHRKEAYLADITYGTNNEFGFDYLRDNMAFSIEDVVQRELNYAIVDEVDSILIDEARTPLIISGYAGESTDLYYRVDRVVRYLQPGRDYTLEEKQKIVTLTEEGIQRVEQGLGVKNLAEDPDLMHHVNAALKAHTIFKRDVDYVVRDGEIIIVDEFTGRLMFGRRYSDGLHQAIEAKEGVPIRQENQTLATITFQNYFRLYKKLAGMTGTAKTEEDEFRKIYGLDVVVVPTNKPMIRIDHPDVIYKTEEAKFRGIATEILRLYVKQQPVLVGTRSIEMSEKVSDRLRPDRLKLLCLIHILRDEIDKRKEISNEKKKEYRALLNRRLDELSLSALTPLARELGVVPDMNLPENLQRAIQLIGAPPENVEYLKEAFAHGVPHNVLNAKYHEKEAIIIAEAGRKGAVTVATNMAGRGVDIILGGSIAPQQAQEGEEVDEEAEEQWRSFRRGRALPPPPLNEAERSKAAEEVRKLGGLFILGTERHESRRIDNQLRGRSGRQGDPGESRFYVSLEDELWRRFGDPSKQRLLAMWEESEAVDVKLLSRLIEKAQKKVEAYNFEIRKHVLQYDEVMNEQRRVVYSERRRILEGHPLTATIHGFVRDKVEESVMMFTLQDTRQAEVDAEGLFRRLEELFGISRWLTVDDIRSQPADQLVDYLQEVALNAYAQREEELGSELMRSLERWVMLRVINDKWMEHLANMDYLREGIGLRGYAQQDPLVAYKKEAYEMFQHMLASIQEDVIRWMYHVQVAPPQPQPTVQVTSMSGAGSTPAAAEGNGAARPAARAAVATAVKTQKVGRNDPCPCGSGKKYKKCCMNKQVPS comes from the coding sequence ATGCGATTTCTGCTGAACCTGTTCGATAGCAACGAACGCGATATCCGACGCTACCGCAAGGTTGTGGAGAGAATTAACGCGCTGGAGGACAGTATCGCCCAGCTGAGCAACGAACAGCTGCGCGCCAAGACAGACGAGTTTCGCAACCGTCTAGCAAAGGGCGAGACATTGGACGACCTGCTGCCCGAAGCCTTTGCGGTGGTACGGGAAGCCTCCAAACGCACCCTCAAGATGCGCCATTTTGATGTTCAGCTCATCGGTGGGATGGTACTGCACGATGGGCGTATTGCCGAGATGAAAACCGGTGAGGGAAAGACGCTGGTGGCAACCCTGCCCATCTATCTCAATGCGCTGGAAGGCAAAGGCGTACACCTCGTCACCGCGAACGACTACCTGGCGCGACGTGATGCGGTGTGGATGGGACCCATCTATCACTTCCTGGGCATGAGCGTGGGCGTGATTCAGGGGCAAAGCCCCGAAACAGGCGAAATCGGCGGCTCCTACATCTATACGCCCGGCTATCAGGCTCCCGACCCACGCTATACGCACCTCAAAGAGTGCCACCGCAAAGAGGCGTATCTGGCAGACATCACCTACGGCACGAACAACGAATTCGGGTTCGACTACCTGCGCGATAACATGGCGTTCTCTATCGAGGATGTGGTGCAGCGCGAGCTGAACTACGCCATCGTGGACGAGGTAGACAGCATCCTGATCGACGAGGCGCGTACTCCCCTCATCATCTCGGGTTATGCCGGAGAATCCACCGACCTCTACTACCGCGTGGACCGCGTGGTGCGCTATCTGCAGCCGGGACGCGACTACACGCTGGAAGAGAAGCAGAAAATCGTGACCCTCACCGAAGAGGGCATTCAGCGGGTGGAACAGGGGCTGGGTGTAAAAAACCTCGCTGAAGACCCCGACCTGATGCACCACGTCAATGCGGCACTGAAAGCACACACCATCTTCAAGCGCGATGTGGACTATGTGGTGCGCGATGGCGAGATTATCATCGTGGACGAGTTTACCGGACGTCTGATGTTCGGACGGCGTTACTCCGACGGCTTGCACCAGGCCATCGAGGCAAAGGAAGGCGTGCCCATCCGCCAGGAAAACCAGACGCTGGCGACCATTACTTTCCAGAACTACTTCCGACTTTACAAGAAGCTGGCGGGGATGACCGGTACCGCCAAAACGGAGGAAGACGAGTTCCGCAAGATTTACGGTCTGGACGTGGTGGTGGTTCCGACCAACAAGCCGATGATCCGTATTGACCACCCGGATGTCATCTATAAAACGGAAGAGGCGAAGTTCCGGGGCATCGCCACCGAGATACTGCGCCTGTATGTCAAACAACAGCCGGTGCTGGTGGGCACGCGATCCATCGAGATGTCTGAGAAGGTGAGTGACCGCCTGCGCCCCGACCGGCTGAAACTGCTGTGCTTGATTCACATCCTGCGTGATGAGATCGACAAACGCAAAGAGATATCTAACGAGAAGAAGAAAGAGTATCGCGCCCTGCTGAACCGCCGCCTGGACGAGCTCAGCCTGAGCGCACTCACGCCGCTGGCTCGCGAGCTGGGCGTCGTGCCCGACATGAATCTGCCCGAAAACCTGCAACGCGCTATCCAGCTCATTGGGGCGCCGCCCGAAAACGTGGAGTATCTCAAAGAGGCGTTCGCGCACGGCGTGCCCCACAACGTACTGAACGCCAAGTACCACGAGAAAGAGGCTATCATCATCGCCGAGGCGGGGCGCAAGGGAGCGGTTACCGTCGCCACCAACATGGCGGGACGAGGCGTGGACATTATTCTTGGCGGTAGCATCGCCCCTCAGCAGGCACAGGAGGGCGAGGAGGTGGACGAAGAGGCGGAAGAGCAATGGCGCTCCTTCCGGCGAGGACGCGCCCTTCCACCGCCCCCTCTGAACGAGGCAGAGCGCTCCAAAGCCGCCGAAGAGGTGCGCAAGCTGGGAGGACTGTTCATCCTCGGTACCGAGCGACACGAGTCGCGCCGCATCGACAACCAGCTACGCGGCCGTTCGGGGCGACAGGGCGACCCCGGCGAGTCGCGCTTCTACGTCTCGCTGGAGGACGAGCTGTGGAGGCGTTTCGGCGATCCATCCAAACAGCGTCTGCTTGCGATGTGGGAAGAGAGCGAAGCGGTAGACGTCAAGCTCCTCTCCCGCCTGATAGAGAAGGCGCAAAAGAAAGTAGAAGCATATAACTTCGAAATCCGCAAGCACGTGCTGCAATACGATGAAGTGATGAACGAACAGCGCCGCGTCGTCTACAGCGAGCGACGGCGCATTCTGGAGGGACACCCACTTACCGCCACCATCCATGGCTTTGTCCGCGATAAGGTGGAAGAATCGGTGATGATGTTCACCCTGCAGGATACACGTCAGGCGGAGGTGGACGCGGAAGGTCTGTTCCGCCGCCTGGAAGAGCTGTTCGGCATCTCTCGCTGGCTCACCGTAGATGACATCAGATCGCAGCCGGCAGACCAGCTGGTGGACTACCTGCAGGAAGTCGCCCTGAACGCTTACGCGCAGCGCGAAGAAGAGCTCGGCTCGGAGCTGATGCGTTCGCTGGAGCGATGGGTCATGCTGCGCGTCATCAACGACAAGTGGATGGAGCATCTTGCCAACATGGACTACCTGCGCGAGGGCATTGGCTTGCGCGGCTACGCCCAGCAGGATCCGCTGGTCGCCTACAAGAAAGAGGCTTACGAGATGTTCCAGCACATGCTGGCATCGATTCAGGAAGATGTCATCCGCTGGATGTACCACGTGCAGGTCGCTCCGCCCCAGCCCCAACCAACCGTGCAGGTGACCAGCATGTCGGGCGCAGGAAGCACGCCAGCCGCAGCGGAGGGCAACGGTGCTGCACGCCCAGCCGCACGCGCCGCCGTCGCGACGGCGGTTAAAACCCAGAAAGTGGGGCGCAATGACCCCTGCCCCTGCGGTAGCGGCAAAAAGTATAAGAAGTGCTGTATGAACAAGCAGGTACCGAGCTAG